The Desulfobacteraceae bacterium sequence TCTCCTTTTGGCGGGAAGTTTCGGCATACTATGGGCCGCTTCCGATACCGTAACGGTGTTTGCCGCCGCCTCGACGACCAACGCGGTGACCGAGATCGGCGCTGTTTTCAGCGAAAGAAATGCGGAGCGCTTTCTGCCGTCCTTCGCCTCCTCTTCCACCCTGGCCAAGCAGATCGAAAACGGCGCGCCGGCGGATATCTTCATCTCGGCCAACAAGAAGTGTATGGACTACCTGGAAGAAAAGGGGATGATTGAGAAAGGCACCCGCTTCGACCTTTTGAGCAACCGCATCGTGCTGATCGTTCCGGCCGACAGTGCCGTGAAGGACATCCCCATCGGTCCGGCGTTCGACCTGCCGGCGTTTCTCGGCGAGGGCCGCCTGTCCATGGGCGACCCCGACCACGTGCCGGCCGGCATCTACGGCAAGCAGGCCCTTGAGAGCCTCGGGGTGTGGAACACCATTGAAAGTCTTGTGGCGCGCGCCAAGGACGTGCGCGCCGCCCTGGCTCTGGTGGAGCGGGGCGAGGCCCCGGTGGGGCTGGTCTATGCCACGGACGCCGACATTTCGGACAAGGTGCGCGTGGTGGGCACCTTCCCTGAAACCAGCCATCCGCCCATTGTCTATCCCGCGGCGGTCGTGGCCGGGAGGCGCTCTCCGGCAGTGGACCGCTTCATAACCGTGCTCCAGTCCCCGGAGGCCAGAGCGGTGTTTGAAAAATACGGCTTTTCGGTGCCCTGATGCAGGGGTGGACGCTCTCAACCGTCGAAATCGAGGCGCTTAAACTGAGCCTGTGGGTATCCTTCTGGGCCGTGGCCGGCAGTCTGCCCCTGGGTGTACTGATGGCCTGGGTGCTGGCCCGCCTGGACTTCCCGGGCAAATCCCTTCTGGACGGGTTCATTCACCTGCCCCTGGTACTCCCGCCGGTGGTGATCGGCTACCTTTTACTGGTGGGGTTCGGGCGCCGGGGCGTTCTCGGGGCTTGGCTTCATGACCTGGCCGGCATCACCCTGGCTTTTAATTGGAAGGGGGCTGCGGCGGCGGCGGCGGTCATGGCTTTCCCCCTGATGGTGCGGGCCGTGCGGTTGTCCATCGAGGGCGTCGACCGGGGTGTTGAGGCGGCCGCGCGGACGCTGGGCGCCGGCCCTGTGCGGGTCTTTTTCACGGTAACCCTACCCCTCGTCACGCCGGGGATTCTGACCGGCTTGATCCTGGCATTTGCCCGCAGCCTGGGTGAATTCGGTGCCACGATCACCTTCGTCTCCAACATCAAGGGCGAAACTCAAACCCTGCCGCTGGCGCTCTACACGCTGACCCAGATGCCTGGTGGCGAGGTGGGGGCCATGCGCCTGTGCCTTATCTCGGTGGTCATCGCCATGGCGGCCCTAGTGGCCTCGGAAGGTCTGGCCCGCCGGTTTGCCGCCTACATCAGGGGGTGATGGATGCTGGACCTGCATGTGATCAGACAACAGGGCGATTTCCGGTTGGACGTGGCCTTCCGCTCCCCTGACGTGGGGGTAACCGCTCTGTTCGGCCGCTCAGGCGCCGGCAAGACCTCAGTGGTCAACATGGTGGCCGGACTTGTGCGCCCGGACCGGGGGCACATCGTCGTCAACAGCCGCACCCTGTTCGATGCTGCCAAGGGCCTGCATGTCCCGCCCGAAAAACGGCGCGTGGGCTACATCTTCCAGGACGGGCGCCTATTCTCCCATCTATCGGTGAAGTCCAACCTGACTTACGGCATGCACCTCACCCCGCCTTCCGAGCGCCATGTCGCCCTAAACGACGTGGTGGATCTCCTGGGTATCGGCCGCCTTCTCCACCGCCGGCCCGCCAAACTTTCGGGTGGGGAAAAGCAGCGCGTCGCTATCGGCCGGGCCTTGTTGACGAGCCCGGCCCTGCTTCTGATGGACGAACCGCTAGCCTCACTCGACCGCAGCCGCAAGGCCGAAGTACTGCCTTTTTTGTCACGGCTGTGCGGCGAACTGTCGACGCCCATCCTGTACGTCAGCCATTCCCTGGAAGAGGTGCTCAACCTGGCGGACACCATGGTGCTGCTGGACGACGGGCGGGTGGCGGCCTCCGGACCGATCGAGGACTTGATGAACCGGCCCGACCTGCAGCAGTTGACCGGGGCCGATGACCTCGGGACGGTCATCGCCACCACGGTGGAGGCCCACGAGGAGGGTTTGACCCGGCTTGGTTTCCCGGGCGGGATGTTGTGGGTGCCCAAGGTGGCCGTGCCTGTGGGAAACCGGCTGAGGGTCCGCATCGGGGCCCGCAGCGTGGCCATCGCCCTGCAAAAGCCCCCGGGAACCAGCCTCCAGAACATCTTTCCTGGCAAGG is a genomic window containing:
- the modA gene encoding molybdate ABC transporter substrate-binding protein, giving the protein MAGSFGILWAASDTVTVFAAASTTNAVTEIGAVFSERNAERFLPSFASSSTLAKQIENGAPADIFISANKKCMDYLEEKGMIEKGTRFDLLSNRIVLIVPADSAVKDIPIGPAFDLPAFLGEGRLSMGDPDHVPAGIYGKQALESLGVWNTIESLVARAKDVRAALALVERGEAPVGLVYATDADISDKVRVVGTFPETSHPPIVYPAAVVAGRRSPAVDRFITVLQSPEARAVFEKYGFSVP
- the modB gene encoding molybdate ABC transporter permease subunit, giving the protein MQGWTLSTVEIEALKLSLWVSFWAVAGSLPLGVLMAWVLARLDFPGKSLLDGFIHLPLVLPPVVIGYLLLVGFGRRGVLGAWLHDLAGITLAFNWKGAAAAAAVMAFPLMVRAVRLSIEGVDRGVEAAARTLGAGPVRVFFTVTLPLVTPGILTGLILAFARSLGEFGATITFVSNIKGETQTLPLALYTLTQMPGGEVGAMRLCLISVVIAMAALVASEGLARRFAAYIRG
- the modC gene encoding molybdenum ABC transporter ATP-binding protein, which gives rise to MLDLHVIRQQGDFRLDVAFRSPDVGVTALFGRSGAGKTSVVNMVAGLVRPDRGHIVVNSRTLFDAAKGLHVPPEKRRVGYIFQDGRLFSHLSVKSNLTYGMHLTPPSERHVALNDVVDLLGIGRLLHRRPAKLSGGEKQRVAIGRALLTSPALLLMDEPLASLDRSRKAEVLPFLSRLCGELSTPILYVSHSLEEVLNLADTMVLLDDGRVAASGPIEDLMNRPDLQQLTGADDLGTVIATTVEAHEEGLTRLGFPGGMLWVPKVAVPVGNRLRVRIGARSVAIALQKPPGTSLQNIFPGKVTAITGGPGELLDVRMDIGCPLLARITARAMQALALMPGKPVCAMVKSVAVSRGHLNASLDPQIDA